One Acidimicrobiia bacterium genomic window, CGAGTGCCAGCTCGCTGACCAGTAGTCCACTGTTTCCCAGGCGGCGGTGCTTCATGTGCGTTCCTCTCGTGTCGAGGGTTGGAGTCTATTCGAAGGTCGAGGCTGAACCGGGCTAGCAGGCCGCCCCGATCGTTGAGATCATCATGTCGCAGGTGAGCATCGGCTTCACCCGTTACGACCGGTGGCTCTTTTGGCGGGTCCGTACTTTGGTCGGGCCGGCCATGGAGATGAACACGATGGTGGCGTCCAACGGGTGGCGAGCTCGGTGGAGGTTTTCCTCCGTGTCATTCGCTCCCGGGAGGCCAAACGGTCCCTCAGGGGTATTACAACCTCGAAGTAATGCTGCGGTCGGTTTCGCGTCGTGGTGGCGAAGTCGGGGTGTGCGGCACGTGTATGGACGCCCGTGGAATCGCCGACACCGAACTTGCTGAGGGCTGCCGCCGCAGCACCATGGACGAGCTGACCGAC contains:
- a CDS encoding DsrE family protein; the encoded protein is MLRSVSRRGGEVGVCGTCMDARGIADTELAEGCRRSTMDELTD